GAGAAGGCCCAGTACTTCATAAACAAATACGTTTCTGCAAATTATGATGAGTACACGATCATATCGGGCAGGATCGGGATAGGCGAAGTAGACAACGAGGTGCTCTATGAATACTGATATCCTAATCCACACCTGCTCAATCCTCCATACCGTACCTGTCTCCCAAAACAAATATGGAGAAGAGGTAAGAGGCGGTCTACCTGTCTCCTCTGCATGCCGATTCTACACATCTCGCAGGATACCAGGGAGGATGTCCTCGGTTGGTATCGGAGAGTTTCATATTGATACACCTAAACTTGCCCTTCCAGCTACTGCTACTGTTACAGAGAACGATATTATCACAAGCTCTGTTATGTCTTTTACAGGGCCGTACAGGGTCAGCCACGTCAATCCGCTTGCTGACTTGTACTCTAGTACTCTTGACCACATAGAGTGTGAGTTGGAGGCGATTGAATGAACCAGCCCGTAACTCATGCAGAGTGCCAGGCACGCATGGAGATACTCGAACAGAAGATGCATACCTGCATGAAGGAGGACAAAACCGACTTCAAGGACACCATTACTGATGTGGAGGAATGGGTCGGGAAACTAGAGTCTAAAATGGACTACATGATATACGGCCTGCTGTTCCTAGCATTAGAAGGCTTCGTAGGGCTTATAATCACAATATTCACTCTGTCTGGGGGGATCTAATGCCTCTACGTGTAGAAGTCCAGGGCATCGAGGAGCTCAGAGCCAAGATTAGAAACATGGGCGAAGAGCTAGCTAATGTGCTAGAGGATGCAGCCAACAAGGGGGCCATGATCGTAGTCAAAGAGGCACAGCTCAACAGTGCTAAGGGGGGCGGCTTTCCTAGCAGGATTACAGGTAATCTATTCAGAAGCATTCCTGCGGTCAGTCCGGTCACTGTATCCAAATCTCGCAATAGAGTAGAGGTAGCAGTGGGCTCCTCTGCTGAATACGCAAGGCGGCTAGAGCTCGGTTTCACTGGCACTGACAGCCTAGGTAGACATTATCATCAATCTCCCAGGCCGTACATTAGGCCTGCTCTTGTTGCTAATAGAAATAACGTAGAGCAGGAGATGGCAAAACGTTTCCGGCAGGTTATAGGGGGCTATACTAGATGACCACTATACACGGTGCTATCAGATCATTGCTGCTAGGTTCTACAGCAGTAACAGACCTAGTGAGCACTCGGATCTATCCTGTGCAGATCCCTTTCGGCACGACCTATCCGGCAATCTCAATACACGAGATCAGCGGCTTAGAGGATTATGTAGTGGGTTACGAGGCACATAGGTATCAAGTATCCATATTCTCTGAATCATTCACTATAGCTCAGGACATTAAGCAGGCTATTAAGCTGTGTTTGAACAGATATTCAGGCACAGTAGACGGACACAACATTAAAAGCCTGTCCTTCCTGAGCAGCCTGGAACTCTATGAGGACGAATCAAGAATGTACCATCTCCCCTTAGATTTCCAGATAGTACACTATAACGATTCCGGGGACAACCAGCAGCCAACGCTAAACCTAGACGGTGGCAGCGCATAACGATAACTGAATAATAAACTAAACAGAGGTCTTGAAAATGGTAACACAAACATCAGTACAGAAGGCTACAGCCATACGTTTTGGCTCTGGCAAGCTTGAGGTAGGCGCAACAGTAGGTACTCTTGCAGATGTGGGAGCAATCAGAAACGCTACGTTTGCTAGGGAATTTGAGAAAGTAGAAATAATGAGCGACAATGCAGACAGAATAGCTGCAGGCATCAGAGATCATTTCGCTTTCATTGAATTTGATATGCTAGAGATCGACATGTCTAAGCTCAGTGTAATCATGGGCGGCCTGGACACCTACGCTACTGTTAACGGTACTCCTGTCGCCGTAGTCGATGAGCCTATAACCCTCAACGGCACGGACGCAGTAAGACTGGCAAACAAAGAGGGAGACGGTACAGAGGCAGCAAGTATAGTAGTCACCAATGCCGCAGCAGTAGCAGCGGTTAGAAACACCGACTACGTCATTTCAGTAGATGCGAGCGGCTACACGACCATAGCAAGAGTGGCAGCCTCTGCAAAGCTTACGGATGGCGGCATTGCTCTTATAGACTATTCATATACACCAAACGCATCAGTGACTCTCAAGAGTGGTGGTAACACTACTATAGCTGACAAGGTCGTAAGGATTACGAACACCAACGCAGCAGGCAAGACCCTTCAGATCACTGCCTACAAAGCTTCAATTGACGAGGGATGGAGCTACGACTTCCCGGCAGATGACGCTTATGAAGTCGGCATGGTTCACATCAAGATGAAGGCAAGGATAGACACTACCAGGACAGTGGGAGACCAGCTCTTCGCTATTGTAGATGAACAAGGAGTCTGATCTGCATGGATTCTGTGAAAACATTTGGCGGTCTGCTTCCTGAGAAGCGCATAGCAATAATAGCTAATAGAGAGATAGACGTGAGCAGGATCCCCTCACGTTTTACTCTTGAGATGATGAATGCTACAAGAGGAGGAGTAGATTACTCAGTCGTTGTGAAAATAATTGCAGACATCTGCTCTAAGAATGCTCCTGAAATTACTCCTGATTTCCTTCTCGATAATCTGGGGATAGATGAGATCAATGAATTAGTAGAGTACATGATGGAGCCAGTCACCCAGAAAGCCAAAGCTAAGATGGCAGAGGCAGCAGGTGCAGACCCAAAAAACTCGTAACCTTTGCGGAAATATACGCATCGGTTGGCTCTATGTATGGTTGGGCAACTCCCGATTATTTGCTCAACCATATGAGCCTCGTTGAAATCCTCGATTATTACGAAAATGGGATCAAATTCGAGGAGTCAAAGGCTCAGATCCTGGTAGGTACTCTTGCGAAAGCAATGCACAGCGGCTCTGATGATCCCAAGAAACCAGCTAAGCGGATATACAGAGAAGAGCCAGAGCAGACCCCTGACCGTAAAGCCCTGTATGAACAATTCGGAGACCTGATAAAAACATGAGCGGTGTACTCGAAACCCTGTCAGTAAACGTTGTTGGTGAAATATCAGACGTAACCAACGCATTCAATCAGCTAGATCAGCGAGTCGCAGGGTTTGGGAGATCTATGCAGACAATGGGCTCCCAGCTGCAGGGCATGGGTACGTCTATGTCCCTTGCAGTCACCGCTCCGTTAATGGCTATCGGGGGGCTGGGTCTCAAGACTGCTGTTGATTTTGATGACGCAATGAGGCAAGTGCAGGCCGTCACTGGATCAACGGGCGACTCTCTTGATATCCTCCGAGATGCAGCGCTTAGGATGGGCGCTGATACAGCATTCTCTAGCTCACAAGCAGCAGAGGCAATGCTACAGCTTGGGCAAGCTGGATTTTCTACTGATGAAATATTAAGCTCTACTGAGCAAGTGCTATCCCTAGCAAGTGCCGGAGCTCTTGATCTTGGTACAGCAGCAGGCATTACGGCTAATGCTCTTATGGGTTTTGGCATGGAAGCAGACCAGACGCAGCGAGTAGTAGACCTGCTGGCTATAGGCGCATCTATTTCTACAACTGATGTACAAGGGCTAGGGCTTGCGCTTTCTTATGTTGCTCCTGTCGCTAATGCTATGGGTATGAGCATTGAAGAGACTACCTCCCTTATAGCAGGTCTGTCTAATGCTGGTATTGAGGGAGAGAGAGCAGGCACAGCTCTTAGAGGGGCTATAGAGAGGCTGGCCGTACCCACTGATGAAGCAGCCGGGGTACTTCACGGTTACGGGATTGAGCTAGATATGGTCAACCCGGCAACAACCAGCTTCACTGAGATTCTGGAGGTACTGGCAAAAGCAGGTATGTCAGCCGCTGACGTAATGGCGGTATTTGGGGTCAACTCTGGGCCCGGAGTACTAGCACTGTTAGGGCAGGGTACTCCTGCTATAGAGGCTCAGACGGCAGCCCTTACAGAATCAGCTGGCGCAGCCAAAACAATGGCTGACACAATGGAGGGCGGTGCAGGTGGAGCAATCAGACAGCTACAGGGATCTATAGAAACATTACAGATCACAATAGGGGATCTTATAGCAGATGCCCTGCTGCCCTGGATAGACAGAGCTACAGAGCTATTCAATCAGCTCTCTTCTCTTCCTACTCCTTTATTACAAAACATCATAATGATAGCAGGGCTAGCGGCTGCAATTGGCCCTGCGCTTATTGCTTTTGGTACTCTGATTAAGTCGACAGGTACTATAATCACATTGTTCTCAGGTCTGCCTATCCTATTCGGTCCGGTGGGTCTGGCTCTTGCAGGTATAGCAACAGCAGCAGCCATTGTATACACGAATTGGGATAGAGTAGGCCCCTGGTTAGTTCAACAGTTTGAGAACCTAAGAGGGGTAGCTCTTGCCCTTCTGGAGAGAGTACAATCGCTAGTTAGAGACGGGTTTGAGTATATCTCTAATTGGTGGAGTGCTAACGGCAGAGCGGTACTAGATGCACTGATAGCAGCATTCCAGAGAACAGTAGCGTTTATTACTCCTGTCTACGAGGCTGTACGAAATCTTGTACTCAATGCACTCACTCTAATCAGCGCATGGTGGACGCAGAACGGCAGCGGAGTAATGGAGACGCTGAGAGCTGCGTTCGATAGAATACAGGCGGCTGCTATCCCTCTAATTACTACTATTAGGGATCTTGTAGAACGAGCCCTCACGGGAATTAGCACATGGTGGACTGGAAACGGTAACGGGGTAATGAATGCGCTTAATGCTGCTTTTACGTGGATCATAGATACTGGCTCACAGCTTATTGCAGTAGTGCTTGATCTCGCTAACAGAGGGCTTATAGCTATCAGCAATTGGTGGAGTGCTAACGGTAATACCGTAATGACGGCTCTTAATACTGCGTTTACATGGCTGATTACAACGGGTTCAGACCTCATAGACACAGTATGGGATCTAGCAACCAGAGGGTTCACTGCTATTAGCAATTGGTGGAGTGCTAACGGAGAGTCTACGCTTAACACACTGTGGCAAAAAATCAATGATCTATATGATGCAATCGAGCCACTTATCCCTATCGTAGTCGAATTTGTGCGGGATGGACTGGAGAAGATTAGTGCATGGTGGACAGCGAACGGGCAGGACACACTCGATGCAATACAGAAGCTCACAGATGCAGCAGAGTGGCTGTTCGACAATGTTCTCATTCCTGCAATTAATACACTTCAGATCATACTGCCTCCCATAATAGACAGTATCAAATCCTGGTGGGATACTTTAGGGGATGCTTTAGAGTTCATTGTAGACCTCATCAATGGAGACTGGGCGGACGCTTGGGAAAACATACAGGCATCCGTATCAGAAGCGTATGAGGACATCAAAAACATATGGGGAACCGGGGCACTTGCAGAGGTAATAGGGGTAGTATGGGATGCAGTCGGCCTAGACACTTCTACTGCATGGGACGATATAGAGACCGATATTACTGATACATGGGACGATATCAAAGAGGCTCTGACCGACAAGGACGGTACATTTAGGACATCAGTGGTTACATTCTGGAAATTGATTAGAGGGGATATCAAAACCGAAGCAGACGGGATAGGGACAGACGCTAACACCTCCTTCTCTGGGCTATCTACTACAGTCTCAACCCACATGAGCGGCATATCTGCCTCTGTCTCTACAGCATGGAACTCTATCCGGCAGTCCATATCAGAGAGATTGACAGCCATCCGGGCTGATACAAGCACAGCATGGACGAACATTCAAACCTCGGTTTCCACGTCCCTAAACTCAATCAGAGTAACAGTAAGCAATGCCTGGAACACAATGCGCACAGACATTACTACTGCATTGAATTCAATAAGAACAACAGTAGGCACTGCCTGGAGCGCAATACAAACAAATGTCTCTACTGCACTCAATAGCATCAGGACAACGTCTACAACTATCTGGAATAATATACAAACCTCAATTACAACCTCACTCAATTCAATCCGAACCACATCAACAACTATCTGGAATAGTATACAGACCTCTGTCTCTAACTCACTGAACAATATAAGAACTACTGCAAGCAACATATGGAACTCCATACTGTCTACTATTACAGCTGCACTCAACAACATTAGAACAACGTCTGTCAACGCTTGGAACTCAATTCAGAGCTCCGTAACAGCATCACTGAATAATATTAGAGCCACTGCTCAGAATATATGGAACTCTATTCACAGTACAATCACCTCAGTACTGAATGGCATCAGAGCAACCTCACAGAGTATATGGGCATCTATACAGTCTGCTATCTCAAGTGCAATGAACAACATCCGGGCAACTATCGCCAGTGCTTGGAGCAGCATAGCAAGCGGTGTTAGTTCCGGCTGGGCTTCTATCAGATCTCGGATACAGGCAGAGATCAATACAATTATATCTGCTATATCCAATGCAGGGAGCAGGTTCTATAGTGCTGCTGCTAGCTGGGTACAGAGCATGGTAGACGGACTCACTTCTAGAATATCCTCACTGAGGTCAGCGGTGAACTCGGTACTGTCGTTAGTGTCGACTGGCAACTCTGCCAATATATCAACCTCCTCTACTTCAAATATCAGGACAGGCGGCACTTCATCGGGTGGCACAGGGTCGGCTAGAATCACCTCCCTCCCTTCCTACACCGGCGGCAGAACAGCACTATCTGGTACGCCTACCACAGTAGGATACAATCCCCTTGAAAAACACGACACTGGCGGCATAGCGGGGTACACTGGCTGGCATTGGATGGAGAAGAACGAATTAGCCATCCCCCAAGCGACTAATTGGGATGCTATCCTTATCAATCCTATCAGCAATGCATTAGCTAAAGCAGCTAGCATTACAGCAGGCAGAGGACTAGGCTCTGGACCAGGATCAGGTAACGTCACCTATGAGGGCGACACAATATATATCACTGCTAACATGTCTAACGAGTATGGGTTTGATGAGATGATGGATGACATCAACAGACGGACAACTAGGGACAGGTTTAGGAGAGGGATCAAATCATGAGTACAGGCGACTATCTTGACGTAGTGTTTGATTCTCTAAGGATCTCTGCTCT
This DNA window, taken from Methanomethylovorans hollandica DSM 15978, encodes the following:
- a CDS encoding DUF3168 domain-containing protein codes for the protein MTTIHGAIRSLLLGSTAVTDLVSTRIYPVQIPFGTTYPAISIHEISGLEDYVVGYEAHRYQVSIFSESFTIAQDIKQAIKLCLNRYSGTVDGHNIKSLSFLSSLELYEDESRMYHLPLDFQIVHYNDSGDNQQPTLNLDGGSA
- a CDS encoding HK97-gp10 family putative phage morphogenesis protein, which translates into the protein MPLRVEVQGIEELRAKIRNMGEELANVLEDAANKGAMIVVKEAQLNSAKGGGFPSRITGNLFRSIPAVSPVTVSKSRNRVEVAVGSSAEYARRLELGFTGTDSLGRHYHQSPRPYIRPALVANRNNVEQEMAKRFRQVIGGYTR
- a CDS encoding phage tail tape measure protein, with the translated sequence MSGVLETLSVNVVGEISDVTNAFNQLDQRVAGFGRSMQTMGSQLQGMGTSMSLAVTAPLMAIGGLGLKTAVDFDDAMRQVQAVTGSTGDSLDILRDAALRMGADTAFSSSQAAEAMLQLGQAGFSTDEILSSTEQVLSLASAGALDLGTAAGITANALMGFGMEADQTQRVVDLLAIGASISTTDVQGLGLALSYVAPVANAMGMSIEETTSLIAGLSNAGIEGERAGTALRGAIERLAVPTDEAAGVLHGYGIELDMVNPATTSFTEILEVLAKAGMSAADVMAVFGVNSGPGVLALLGQGTPAIEAQTAALTESAGAAKTMADTMEGGAGGAIRQLQGSIETLQITIGDLIADALLPWIDRATELFNQLSSLPTPLLQNIIMIAGLAAAIGPALIAFGTLIKSTGTIITLFSGLPILFGPVGLALAGIATAAAIVYTNWDRVGPWLVQQFENLRGVALALLERVQSLVRDGFEYISNWWSANGRAVLDALIAAFQRTVAFITPVYEAVRNLVLNALTLISAWWTQNGSGVMETLRAAFDRIQAAAIPLITTIRDLVERALTGISTWWTGNGNGVMNALNAAFTWIIDTGSQLIAVVLDLANRGLIAISNWWSANGNTVMTALNTAFTWLITTGSDLIDTVWDLATRGFTAISNWWSANGESTLNTLWQKINDLYDAIEPLIPIVVEFVRDGLEKISAWWTANGQDTLDAIQKLTDAAEWLFDNVLIPAINTLQIILPPIIDSIKSWWDTLGDALEFIVDLINGDWADAWENIQASVSEAYEDIKNIWGTGALAEVIGVVWDAVGLDTSTAWDDIETDITDTWDDIKEALTDKDGTFRTSVVTFWKLIRGDIKTEADGIGTDANTSFSGLSTTVSTHMSGISASVSTAWNSIRQSISERLTAIRADTSTAWTNIQTSVSTSLNSIRVTVSNAWNTMRTDITTALNSIRTTVGTAWSAIQTNVSTALNSIRTTSTTIWNNIQTSITTSLNSIRTTSTTIWNSIQTSVSNSLNNIRTTASNIWNSILSTITAALNNIRTTSVNAWNSIQSSVTASLNNIRATAQNIWNSIHSTITSVLNGIRATSQSIWASIQSAISSAMNNIRATIASAWSSIASGVSSGWASIRSRIQAEINTIISAISNAGSRFYSAAASWVQSMVDGLTSRISSLRSAVNSVLSLVSTGNSANISTSSTSNIRTGGTSSGGTGSARITSLPSYTGGRTALSGTPTTVGYNPLEKHDTGGIAGYTGWHWMEKNELAIPQATNWDAILINPISNALAKAASITAGRGLGSGPGSGNVTYEGDTIYITANMSNEYGFDEMMDDINRRTTRDRFRRGIKS